A region of Myxococcus stipitatus DSM 14675 DNA encodes the following proteins:
- the yhbY gene encoding ribosome assembly RNA-binding protein YhbY — MPLTGKQRRHLRALGHHLEPVVIVGQSGVTEGVIAAVEQALQDHELIKVKINEGPETRQEASARIAEGTGAEQAQLLGRTALYFKKRKEKSKFEKF, encoded by the coding sequence GTGCCGCTCACCGGGAAGCAACGCCGCCATCTGCGCGCGCTCGGACACCACCTGGAGCCGGTGGTCATCGTCGGTCAATCCGGCGTCACCGAGGGCGTCATCGCCGCCGTCGAGCAGGCGCTGCAGGACCACGAGCTCATCAAGGTCAAGATCAACGAAGGCCCGGAGACGCGCCAGGAAGCCTCCGCGCGCATCGCCGAGGGCACGGGCGCGGAGCAGGCCCAATTGCTGGGCCGCACCGCGCTCTACTTCAAGAAGCGCAAGGAGAAGTCGAAGTTCGAGAAGTTCTGA
- the purF gene encoding amidophosphoribosyltransferase — protein sequence MCGIFGITGHVEASNLTYLGLHALQHRGQESAGIVSSDGHGLRAHRQMGLVADIFDAPVLAGLPGQSAIGHVRYSTAGGSLLKNAQPLFVQYAGGQCAIAHNGNLINAAALKEKLEADGAIFQSDADTEVIMHLLARSKQPTFEQKLVEALRKVEGAYSLLVLTENKLVAVRDPLGIRPLVLGRMKEGAYVLASETTALDLIEAELVRELEPGEVLVIENGVLRTSKPFAEPARLGRCIFEQVYFARPDSVLFGSSVYEVRKRMGMQLAREQPVPAADLVIAVPDSGVAAAIGFSQQSGIPYDVGLIRSHYVGRTFIEPQQSIRHFGVKLKLSAVKHVLKGKRVVVVDDSIVRGTTSRKIVKMLKAAGATEVHLRISSPPTKWPCFYGIDTPSRQELIAASHTTDEIARYVTADSLGYISIEGLGEAVGDADRGSFCTACFSGQYLLGEMAPGAPEQSKLTA from the coding sequence ATGTGCGGCATCTTCGGAATCACGGGACACGTTGAGGCCTCCAACCTGACGTACTTGGGGCTGCACGCCCTGCAGCATCGCGGGCAGGAGTCCGCGGGTATCGTCTCCTCGGATGGCCACGGCCTCCGAGCTCACCGCCAGATGGGACTGGTCGCGGACATCTTCGACGCGCCAGTGCTCGCCGGCCTGCCAGGTCAGTCCGCCATCGGCCACGTCCGTTACTCGACGGCGGGCGGCAGCCTGCTGAAGAACGCACAGCCGCTCTTCGTGCAGTACGCGGGAGGGCAGTGCGCCATCGCGCACAACGGCAACCTCATCAACGCGGCCGCGTTGAAGGAGAAGCTGGAGGCCGACGGAGCCATCTTCCAGTCGGACGCGGACACGGAAGTCATCATGCACCTGCTGGCGCGCTCCAAGCAGCCGACCTTCGAGCAGAAGCTCGTCGAGGCGCTGCGCAAGGTGGAGGGCGCCTACAGCCTGCTGGTGCTGACGGAGAACAAGCTGGTCGCGGTGCGCGACCCGCTGGGCATCCGGCCGCTGGTGCTGGGGCGGATGAAGGAAGGCGCGTACGTGCTCGCCAGCGAGACGACGGCGCTGGACCTCATCGAGGCGGAGCTGGTGCGTGAGCTGGAGCCGGGCGAGGTGCTCGTCATCGAGAATGGCGTGCTGCGCACGAGCAAGCCCTTCGCGGAGCCCGCCCGGCTGGGGCGCTGCATCTTCGAGCAGGTGTACTTCGCGCGTCCGGACTCGGTGTTGTTCGGCAGCAGCGTGTACGAGGTGCGCAAGCGGATGGGCATGCAGCTGGCGCGAGAGCAGCCGGTGCCCGCGGCGGACCTGGTCATCGCGGTGCCGGACTCGGGAGTGGCGGCGGCCATCGGCTTCTCGCAGCAGAGCGGGATTCCGTATGACGTGGGCCTCATCCGCAGCCACTACGTGGGCCGCACGTTCATCGAGCCGCAGCAGTCCATCCGTCACTTCGGCGTGAAGCTGAAGCTGTCGGCGGTGAAGCACGTGCTCAAGGGCAAGCGCGTGGTGGTGGTGGACGACTCCATCGTCCGAGGCACCACGAGCCGCAAGATCGTGAAGATGCTCAAGGCGGCGGGAGCGACGGAGGTGCACCTGCGCATCTCTTCGCCACCGACGAAGTGGCCCTGCTTCTACGGCATCGACACGCCGAGCCGGCAGGAGCTCATCGCCGCGAGCCACACCACGGACGAAATCGCCCGCTACGTCACGGCGGACTCGCTGGGCTACATCTCCATCGAGGGCCTGGGCGAAGCGGTGGGAGACGCCGATCGAGGCAGCTTCTGCACGGCGTGCTTCTCCGGCCAGTACCTGCTGGGCGAGATGGCGCCGGGAGCACCGGAGCAGAGCAAGCTCACCGCCTGA
- a CDS encoding neutral/alkaline non-lysosomal ceramidase N-terminal domain-containing protein, with product MASSRRASWRSVFPLVLLTVGAAYALGSWNWCGTWEERAPVLLSQVKAAGPLRAGAAKVALNPPFPVVVAGYAPPRAEAKEADPPLHARAVVLEVNGSRVGVVSLELLFVTDSVTARVRELARSSGLEDVLVLATHSHSSLGGYDPRLVSQLVGTGRFREDSLEAIATAASSALQQATASLTDVTLELGETKKPQFVYARSGGSESDGTLRRLVLRGAAAPVAELLFFAAHPTMVPRQRTYVDPDYPGRLSSLRESEGSGVTMLLQGTVGNVSVAFSEGQGMERVSAFARALATAAGEVPLSPMGSDVRLSLVRTEVSMPRPDASRLVPSLTRAAGDNLLCGSSERVAEVDALVLGPLQLVTVPGEPTVDAGAELVRRTGASGVLGLASGYVGYVEAPSLVRAERGESRRQYFGPTLLEQLGAAAELAASTAGFTR from the coding sequence ATGGCATCTTCGCGACGAGCCTCCTGGCGTTCCGTGTTTCCCTTGGTCCTGCTCACCGTGGGTGCCGCTTATGCATTGGGTTCCTGGAACTGGTGCGGCACCTGGGAAGAGCGCGCGCCCGTGTTGCTGTCGCAGGTGAAGGCGGCTGGCCCCTTGCGCGCTGGCGCCGCGAAGGTCGCGCTGAACCCTCCGTTCCCCGTGGTGGTCGCCGGCTACGCGCCCCCTCGCGCCGAGGCGAAGGAGGCCGACCCTCCGCTCCATGCTCGCGCGGTGGTGCTGGAGGTGAACGGCTCTCGCGTCGGCGTGGTGTCGCTGGAGCTGTTGTTCGTCACGGACTCCGTCACGGCGCGGGTGCGTGAGCTGGCTCGCTCCTCGGGGCTCGAGGATGTGCTGGTGCTGGCCACGCATAGCCACTCCTCGCTGGGAGGGTATGACCCTCGGCTGGTGTCGCAGTTGGTGGGGACGGGGCGCTTTCGCGAGGACTCGCTGGAGGCCATCGCCACCGCCGCGAGCAGCGCGCTGCAGCAGGCCACCGCCTCACTCACCGACGTGACGCTGGAGCTGGGCGAGACGAAGAAGCCCCAGTTCGTCTACGCGCGCAGCGGCGGCTCCGAGTCGGATGGCACGCTGCGGCGCCTGGTGCTGCGGGGGGCTGCGGCTCCCGTGGCGGAGCTGCTCTTCTTCGCCGCGCACCCGACGATGGTTCCTCGTCAGCGCACCTATGTGGACCCGGACTATCCCGGGCGGCTCAGCTCCCTTCGCGAGTCCGAGGGCAGCGGCGTGACGATGCTGCTGCAGGGCACCGTGGGCAATGTCTCGGTCGCGTTCTCCGAGGGGCAGGGGATGGAGCGCGTGTCCGCGTTCGCGCGCGCTCTCGCGACGGCCGCGGGGGAGGTGCCGCTGTCTCCCATGGGCTCCGACGTCCGCCTGTCGCTGGTGCGCACGGAGGTGTCGATGCCTCGGCCGGATGCGTCGCGGTTGGTGCCTTCGCTGACGCGCGCCGCGGGCGACAACCTGCTGTGTGGTTCCTCGGAGCGCGTGGCGGAAGTGGATGCGCTGGTGCTGGGGCCCCTCCAACTGGTGACGGTGCCGGGCGAGCCCACCGTCGACGCGGGCGCGGAGTTGGTGCGGCGCACGGGCGCGTCGGGCGTGCTGGGCCTCGCGAGTGGGTACGTGGGCTACGTGGAGGCCCCCTCGTTGGTTCGCGCCGAGCGCGGTGAGTCCCGGCGGCAGTACTTCGGCCCCACGCTGCTGGAGCAGTTGGGCGCGGCGGCGGAGCTGGCCGCGAGCACCGCGGGCTTCACTCGCTGA
- a CDS encoding J domain-containing protein produces the protein MAAVATEGSPYAMPPQGQLDQTSPLNLYGRIASAEQTGLLTLTLPDRVTQIHFRKGNPEFVDSTHAEDALGTSLMGAKLLVPEQLQQAEAAKNRFGGDLLAALFGLGLLQPASAFAILAQRAASILFKGLRAETGTFTFELRDLAGNKAMPLGNRWAVLSDTVRRMPSADIKRRLMPVLQLPIMKSGGMVPASDLRLTPHEVRALTVIDGVRSVSQLLNDFPQDTDHLLRLAFLLRELDAVSFAAVSPSAATVHSGPTVEAPTAQAVASASPQAATRPGPPPGANTTATAAPPGAAAARPGNPPGAPTAGPATPGNPPGATAARPGNPPGAAAPRPGAPAATRPGNPPGAPAATRPGNPPGAPAAARPGNPPGAPAPTVAAPPGADEIPALRTLATAMKQQTHFQRLGLTEQADSSAVKVAYFRLAKQYHPDTLPPGAPPELEKLKAEVFAYVGDAYRMLSDDKSRAAYLEELKSGGAGSEVDVNAILMAEELFQKACILVKARKFPEAVKMLNEAIQLNAEEAEFYAWRGYARFFTVADKKAAQPEAFREIQNAIRRNERCAPAHYFLGVIAKLTGDATGALKHFKRTVELQPDHIDAQREIRMAAQKK, from the coding sequence GTGGCAGCCGTGGCGACAGAAGGCTCGCCCTACGCGATGCCCCCGCAGGGCCAGCTCGACCAGACCTCACCACTGAACCTCTACGGTCGAATCGCCTCCGCGGAGCAGACGGGCCTCCTCACGCTCACCCTCCCGGACCGGGTCACCCAGATTCACTTCCGCAAGGGCAACCCGGAGTTCGTCGACTCCACGCATGCGGAGGACGCGCTCGGAACCTCGCTCATGGGCGCGAAGCTGCTCGTCCCCGAGCAGCTCCAGCAAGCCGAAGCCGCAAAGAACCGCTTCGGTGGGGACCTGCTCGCGGCGCTCTTCGGCCTGGGCCTCCTGCAACCCGCCAGCGCCTTCGCCATCCTCGCGCAGCGAGCAGCCAGCATCCTGTTCAAGGGCCTCCGCGCGGAGACCGGCACCTTCACCTTCGAGCTCCGTGACCTCGCGGGCAACAAGGCCATGCCGCTCGGAAACCGGTGGGCCGTGCTCAGCGACACCGTGCGGCGCATGCCCTCCGCGGACATCAAGCGCCGGCTCATGCCCGTGCTCCAACTGCCCATCATGAAGTCGGGCGGAATGGTCCCCGCGAGCGACCTGCGCCTCACCCCCCACGAGGTCCGAGCCCTCACCGTCATCGACGGCGTGCGCTCTGTCTCGCAGCTCCTCAACGACTTCCCGCAGGACACCGACCACCTCCTGCGCCTCGCCTTCCTCCTGCGCGAGCTCGATGCGGTGTCCTTCGCCGCGGTGTCGCCCTCGGCGGCCACGGTGCACTCGGGCCCGACGGTGGAAGCCCCCACCGCACAAGCCGTGGCCTCCGCGAGCCCCCAGGCAGCAACACGCCCAGGCCCCCCACCCGGCGCCAACACCACCGCGACAGCGGCGCCTCCAGGAGCCGCAGCCGCGAGGCCCGGAAACCCGCCTGGTGCCCCGACCGCCGGCCCCGCAACCCCCGGCAACCCACCCGGAGCCACGGCCGCGCGCCCCGGAAATCCCCCCGGAGCCGCCGCACCGCGCCCCGGAGCCCCTGCGGCCACCCGTCCCGGAAATCCCCCCGGAGCCCCTGCGGCCACTCGCCCCGGCAACCCACCTGGAGCCCCTGCTGCCGCCCGCCCCGGCAACCCACCCGGAGCCCCTGCGCCCACGGTCGCCGCCCCCCCTGGCGCCGACGAGATTCCAGCGCTGCGCACCCTCGCCACGGCGATGAAGCAGCAGACCCACTTCCAGCGGCTGGGGCTGACCGAGCAAGCGGACAGCAGCGCCGTGAAGGTCGCCTACTTCCGTCTGGCCAAGCAGTACCACCCGGACACGCTGCCCCCGGGAGCCCCACCGGAGCTCGAGAAGCTCAAGGCCGAGGTCTTCGCCTACGTCGGGGATGCCTACCGCATGCTGTCCGACGACAAGAGCCGCGCCGCCTACCTCGAGGAGCTCAAGAGCGGGGGCGCTGGCAGCGAGGTGGACGTCAACGCCATCCTCATGGCCGAGGAGCTCTTCCAGAAGGCGTGCATTCTCGTGAAGGCGCGCAAGTTCCCCGAGGCCGTGAAGATGTTGAACGAAGCCATCCAGCTCAACGCGGAGGAGGCCGAGTTCTACGCCTGGCGGGGCTACGCCCGTTTCTTCACGGTGGCGGACAAGAAGGCGGCGCAGCCGGAGGCCTTCCGGGAAATCCAGAACGCCATCCGACGAAACGAGCGCTGCGCGCCTGCCCACTACTTCCTCGGGGTGATTGCGAAGCTGACGGGGGACGCGACGGGGGCACTCAAGCACTTCAAGCGCACCGTCGAGCTTCAGCCAGACCACATCGACGCGCAGCGGGAGATTCGCATGGCGGCCCAGAAGAAGTAG
- a CDS encoding TSUP family transporter gives MDLLVDVSAQHLVLLCIAALIAGVVDAIAGGGGLITLPALLATGLPPHIALGTNKGQSVFGSFAALVRFSRAGLVDRRLAKVTFPLSLAGAFAGAALVMLVKPEVLKPLVLVLLIAVAVFLAFRRAPPPSERPEPTPVPRAQAIGGFIALAIGTYDGFFGPGTGTFLIVAFSTLLGHGLARASADAKVVNFASNLASVSLFALKGVVIWKVALPMAAAQFTGAWLGAHLAVKGGDKLVRKVVLLVVVALVLKLGRDVVMG, from the coding sequence GTGGACCTTCTGGTGGACGTCAGTGCGCAGCACCTTGTCCTGCTCTGCATCGCCGCGTTGATTGCCGGTGTCGTGGACGCCATCGCGGGAGGCGGCGGCCTCATCACCTTGCCCGCGCTGCTCGCGACGGGGCTTCCTCCTCACATCGCGCTGGGCACCAACAAGGGCCAGTCCGTCTTCGGCTCCTTCGCCGCGCTGGTCCGCTTCTCGCGCGCGGGGCTGGTGGACCGGCGGCTCGCGAAGGTGACGTTTCCGCTGAGCCTCGCGGGCGCGTTCGCTGGCGCCGCCCTGGTGATGCTCGTGAAGCCCGAGGTGCTCAAGCCGCTGGTGCTCGTGCTGCTCATCGCGGTGGCGGTGTTCCTGGCCTTCCGCCGCGCCCCGCCTCCCAGCGAGCGCCCCGAGCCCACGCCCGTGCCGCGCGCCCAGGCCATCGGCGGCTTCATCGCGCTGGCCATCGGCACCTACGACGGGTTCTTCGGCCCGGGGACGGGCACCTTCCTCATCGTCGCCTTCTCCACGCTGCTGGGGCACGGGCTGGCGCGCGCCTCCGCCGACGCGAAGGTGGTGAACTTCGCCTCCAACCTGGCGTCCGTGTCCCTCTTCGCCCTCAAGGGCGTGGTCATCTGGAAGGTGGCGCTGCCCATGGCCGCGGCCCAGTTCACCGGCGCCTGGCTGGGCGCGCACCTGGCCGTGAAGGGCGGCGACAAGCTGGTGCGCAAGGTGGTGCTGCTGGTGGTCGTCGCCCTGGTGCTGAAGCTGGGGCGCGACGTGGTGATGGGCTGA
- a CDS encoding crotonase/enoyl-CoA hydratase family protein — protein MSSSDPRISLEARGHLALIGIHRPEKRNAFDVGMLRGLSSAMTEADRNPDVRCMVLFAVGDHFSAGLDLASVAPVFASGEPLYAEGFIDPWGITGPARTKPLVIAAQGLCLTLSIELILAADITVASEDARFAQIEIKRGIFPFGGATLRFPQRVGWGNAMRWLLTGDEFDAREAHRMGLVQEVVERGRHLERALALAETVAKQAPLGVQATLASARQALTEGPDAAARALLPRLLALVGSEDAAEGVLSFIERREARFTGK, from the coding sequence ATGAGCTCGTCGGACCCTCGCATCAGCCTGGAAGCGCGCGGACACCTCGCGCTCATCGGCATCCATCGCCCGGAGAAGCGCAATGCCTTCGATGTCGGCATGCTGCGAGGGCTCTCGTCCGCGATGACGGAGGCGGACCGGAACCCCGACGTGCGCTGCATGGTCCTCTTCGCGGTGGGCGACCACTTCTCCGCGGGCCTGGACCTGGCCAGCGTGGCGCCCGTGTTCGCCAGCGGCGAGCCGCTCTACGCGGAGGGCTTCATCGACCCCTGGGGCATCACCGGCCCCGCGAGGACCAAGCCCCTCGTCATCGCGGCCCAGGGATTGTGCCTCACGCTGTCCATCGAGCTCATCCTCGCGGCCGACATCACCGTGGCCTCCGAGGACGCTCGCTTCGCGCAGATTGAAATCAAGCGCGGCATCTTCCCGTTCGGTGGCGCGACGCTGCGCTTCCCGCAACGCGTGGGGTGGGGCAACGCCATGCGCTGGCTGCTCACCGGCGACGAGTTCGACGCGCGCGAGGCACACCGCATGGGGCTGGTGCAGGAAGTCGTCGAGCGAGGGCGCCACCTCGAGCGGGCGCTGGCCCTGGCGGAGACGGTGGCGAAGCAGGCGCCGCTGGGCGTGCAGGCGACACTCGCGTCCGCGCGCCAGGCCCTGACGGAAGGACCCGACGCGGCGGCTCGCGCACTGCTGCCCCGGTTGCTGGCGCTCGTGGGGTCCGAGGATGCCGCCGAGGGCGTCCTGTCCTTCATCGAGCGACGCGAGGCCCGCTTCACCGGCAAGTGA
- a CDS encoding RluA family pseudouridine synthase, translated as MRGERESSTEDASSSEQAAPGASASVPEGFVDIPFVVEPNYAGWRLEDYLGQKLRRMPRERLAGIILRGVHCDERRLKPSTPVYPGMAFRLRRPGSEEPETPTELPVVAQDDWLLVLDKPAGLPIHPTARYHKGTLVSILRERFGERFAEPAHRLDRETSGLVVCGRTTEACRVLGRLFVSRDVHKEYLAICEGHPREDSFVVDAPIAEGTELIRIAVRIDPVEGKPSRTRFEVLQRFSREGAPFALLRCFPETGRQHQIRIHLREAGFPLVGDKMYGPDPGYFDRFSKHSLEPEAWARLRLPRHALHAARIVFPHPGTGVEVSFEAPLPADLTDFIAGALPPSN; from the coding sequence ATGCGCGGCGAGAGGGAGTCATCGACGGAGGACGCGTCCTCCTCTGAGCAGGCGGCACCCGGCGCGAGTGCCTCCGTTCCCGAGGGCTTCGTCGACATCCCCTTCGTCGTCGAGCCCAACTACGCGGGCTGGCGCTTGGAGGACTACCTGGGCCAGAAGCTGCGCCGCATGCCTCGTGAGCGGCTGGCCGGCATCATCCTCCGCGGCGTGCACTGCGACGAGCGTCGGTTGAAGCCCTCCACGCCCGTGTACCCCGGCATGGCGTTCCGCTTGCGCCGCCCTGGCAGCGAGGAGCCGGAGACTCCCACCGAGCTCCCCGTCGTGGCGCAGGACGACTGGCTGCTGGTGCTCGACAAGCCCGCGGGCCTGCCCATCCATCCGACCGCGCGGTACCACAAGGGGACGCTCGTCTCCATCCTGCGCGAGCGCTTCGGTGAACGCTTCGCCGAGCCCGCGCACCGCTTGGACCGGGAGACGAGCGGACTCGTCGTCTGCGGCCGCACCACCGAGGCGTGCCGAGTCCTGGGCCGCCTCTTCGTCTCCCGCGACGTCCACAAGGAGTACCTCGCGATTTGCGAAGGACATCCGCGTGAAGACTCCTTCGTCGTGGATGCGCCCATCGCGGAGGGCACCGAGCTCATCCGCATCGCCGTGCGCATCGACCCGGTGGAGGGCAAGCCCAGCCGCACCCGGTTCGAGGTGCTCCAGCGCTTCTCTCGCGAAGGTGCCCCCTTCGCGCTGCTGCGCTGCTTTCCGGAGACCGGGCGCCAGCACCAGATTCGCATCCACCTGCGCGAAGCGGGCTTTCCCCTCGTGGGCGACAAGATGTACGGCCCGGACCCCGGCTACTTCGACCGCTTCAGCAAGCACTCCCTGGAGCCCGAGGCCTGGGCCCGACTGCGGCTTCCCCGCCATGCGCTGCATGCCGCGCGCATCGTGTTCCCGCATCCGGGCACGGGCGTGGAGGTCTCGTTCGAGGCGCCTCTTCCTGCCGACCTCACGGACTTCATCGCGGGGGCACTTCCGCCTTCGAATTAA